The following coding sequences lie in one Silene latifolia isolate original U9 population chromosome 5, ASM4854445v1, whole genome shotgun sequence genomic window:
- the LOC141656004 gene encoding jasmonoyl--L-amino acid synthetase JAR6-like → MEVSLVSKLTAYAYRSREYPIDESKKALTFTYISPATRTKGGFEVSFGSSIYFSHRKAKLGSRVEHCSPLEVRCASDIQQATYCNLLCGLIYRDDVQLISSVFAHSTVLALETFQERWEELCQDIRVGVLSTRITDPSLRKVMSRLLKQDVELSDTIYNICVELRERSWQGLIPMLFLNAKYVTGVMTGSVKKYVERLTVYAGEIPVISDEYVCSEGRVGANVNPRVLPGLATYVVLPNVAYFEFLPVRVKKQHYEQDIEPEPPLGLTQVKVGQEYEVVITNFLGLYRYRLGDLVKVTGFYNSTPELEFICRAGVILSITDDKTTERDLQAAVNEASRHLAKNNVTLVDYTSYADVSSREQHYIIFWELDRDCSDYVLQKCCNSLDKAIPDVIYEDERQLKQIGPLEVRIVRRGTFMKIVEHRAAVGAGNIAQFKMPKCLKNEQFLKIFNDNVISSYFSTAYDY, encoded by the exons ATGGAGGTGAGCTTAGTCTCCAAGTTGACTGCTTATGCGTATAGAAGCAG GGAATATCCAATTGACGAGAGCAAAAAGGCCTTGACATTCACCTATATTTCACCGGCGACTAGAACAAAGGGTGGGTTTGAGGTAAGTTTTGGCAGTTCTATTTACTTCAGTCACCGGAAGGCGAAATTGGGTTCAAGAGTAGAGCATTGCAGCCCTCTTGAAGTCCGATGCGCTTCTGATATTCAGCAAGCCACTTACTGTAATCTCTTGTGCGGACTGATATACCGCGATGATGTACAACTCATTTCTTCGGTGTTTGCACATTCAACTGTGCTTGCATTAGAAACATTCCAGGAAAGATGGGAAGAGTTATGTCAGGACATTCGAGTTGGGGTGCTAAGCACCCGAATCACTGATCCGTCTCTTAGAAAAGTCATGTCTCGTCTTCTCAAACAAGATGTTGAATTATCGGATACAATTTACAACATTTGTGTGGAGTTACGCGAGCGTTCTTGGCAAGGTTTGATACCTATGCTTTTCCTGAACGCGAAGTATGTCACTGGCGTCATGACAGGGTCTGTTAAAAAATATGTCGAAAGATTAACGGTGTATGCAGGGGAGATTCCAGTGATTAGTGACGAATATGTATGTAGCGAGGGACGTGTTGGAGCTAATGTGAATCCTCGAGTTCTTCCTGGGTTAGCCACATACGTTGTACTTCCAAATGTTGCGTATTTTGAGTTTCTTCCTGTTCGAGTCAAGAAACAACATTATGAGCAGGACATTGAACCCGAACCACCTCTTGGGTTAACTCAAGTCAAGGTCGGTCAAGAATATGAAGTCGTAATCACGAACTTCCTAG GTTTATACCGTTACAGACTGGGAGATTTGGTAAAAGTAACAGGATTCTACAATTCAACTCCAGAGCTCGAATTTATATGTAGGGCCGGTGTGATTTTATCGATTACTGACGACAAAACGACTGAGAGAGATCTACAAGCAGCAGTCAATGAGGCTTCAAGGCATTTAGCCAAGAATAATGTTACATTGGTTGATTATACTAGCTATGCAGATGTTTCGTCTAGGGAACAGCATTACATTATTTTCTGGGAGTTGGATCGCGACTGCAGCGATTATGTGTTGCAGAAATGTTGCAATAGCTTGGACAAAGCAATTCCTGATGTAATATATGAGGATGAGCGCCAGTTGAAACAAATTGGACCCCTAGAGGTTCGGATTGTTCGAAGAGGGACGTTTATGAAGATTGTTGAACACAGGGCAGCCGTCGGAGCTGGTAATATTGCTCAGTTCAAAATGCCGAAATGCTTGAAAAATGAACAATTCCTGAAGATCTTCAATGATAATGTTATTAGCAGCTATTTCAGCACTGCTTATGACTACTGA